In Antennarius striatus isolate MH-2024 chromosome 10, ASM4005453v1, whole genome shotgun sequence, one DNA window encodes the following:
- the mid1ip1l gene encoding mid1-interacting protein 1-like, translating to MMQISDSSSNKHSLINVMHRFMAAANNMDETIMVPSLLRDLPLEEQAAAEVEPNNNNDCPLKQRDMYEHYLLLKSIKNDMEWGLLKKEMSTGTSFLEMAMKQEEEQQQQQAVNGDLLLEDNSDLEHQFHYHLRGLFGVLSKLTMQADNLTKRYKREIGGGNFIR from the coding sequence ATGATGCAGATCAGCGACTCCTCCAGCAACAAGCACTCCCTGATCAACGTCATGCACCGCTTCATGGCAGCTGCCAACAACATGGATGAGACCATCATGGTGCCCAGCCTCCTTCGGGATTTGCCACTGGAAGAGCAGGCGGCTGCGGAGGTGGAGCCGAACAACAATAACGACTGTCCGCTGAAGCAGAGGGACATGTATGAACACTACCTGCTCCTCAAGTCCATAAAGAACGACATGGAGTGGGGGCTGCTGAAGAAGGAGATGAGCACTGGCACCAGCTTCCTGGAGATGGCgatgaagcaggaggaggagcagcagcagcagcaagcgGTTAATGGTGATCTCCTCCTGGAAGACAACTCTGATCTGGAGCATCAGTTTCATTATCACCTAAGAGGACTGTTTGGAGTTCTGTCCAAGCTCACGATGCAGGCCGACAACCTCACCAAGCGATACAAGAGGGAAATAGGAGGCGGAAACTTCATTAGATAG